The following are from one region of the Streptomyces fradiae genome:
- a CDS encoding CocE/NonD family hydrolase has protein sequence MPDETTFSSFISEAVTEADLARVAARGMWAADGRLDPDAARLGQTLAAALEDETRAELLPDALADLVARVRGLAVPGFPRIETHDGLRLSAFTLRQTAPGPHPLVVMPAGWQPLGWALFMYAYLTLAAKGYHVVAYTPRGLGLKGLSSTSPGFIDVAGPNDRADGSAVVDHAVEHFGPSAIGFLGESYGSGISQLVAAHDERVQAVVALSTWGNLATCLYDNGVRHTAAVAALLRLTGGKVEEKFDEPTREILAKFDAGVDMAEVVAWGTERAPWSYLAETNEKGTPTFFSNTWHEGLFAANQVLETFNELTVPKRLNMWIGDHAVPEGSGLIAPPAEPGDVNIPMREAYAWLDHHLRGERNGVEDWAAVSNQVMFTYRTVPVRDPETGRPTGENEIVEPARREDRADWSEVTTGTELLALTAGGAGGADGGLVPADGPGGAPGEGAEPPAWERSFIAGVDTEATAMDKIMETGKAEWAGNPKVYDTRKIDRIHALVWTTEPLTGSAAASGDGDGDGDGAADGAGVARRVRGIPELSLTVRSTAPAATLVAHLLDVDEEGLGRIVTHEPLNVRDLTPGQERRVTWRLQAAAYDIPEGHRLMLVIDSKDPLYADVSEEVAAVWTQTTIGASDDAPAVLALPLG, from the coding sequence GTGCCCGACGAGACCACCTTCAGCTCGTTCATCAGCGAGGCCGTCACCGAGGCCGACCTCGCCCGGGTCGCCGCGCGCGGCATGTGGGCCGCCGACGGGCGGCTCGACCCCGACGCCGCCCGCCTCGGACAGACCCTGGCCGCCGCCCTGGAGGACGAGACCCGGGCGGAGCTCCTCCCCGACGCCCTCGCCGACCTGGTCGCCCGGGTGCGCGGCCTGGCCGTGCCGGGGTTCCCGCGCATCGAGACCCACGACGGCCTCCGGCTCTCCGCCTTCACCCTCCGGCAGACCGCCCCCGGCCCGCACCCGCTGGTCGTCATGCCCGCCGGCTGGCAGCCGCTCGGCTGGGCGCTCTTCATGTACGCGTACCTCACCCTGGCCGCCAAGGGCTACCACGTCGTCGCCTACACCCCCCGCGGCCTCGGCCTCAAGGGCCTGTCCTCCACCTCGCCGGGCTTCATCGACGTCGCCGGGCCGAACGACCGGGCCGACGGCTCGGCGGTCGTCGACCACGCCGTCGAGCACTTCGGCCCGAGCGCCATCGGATTCCTGGGCGAGTCGTACGGCTCCGGCATCAGCCAGCTGGTCGCCGCCCACGACGAGCGGGTCCAGGCCGTGGTCGCCCTCAGCACCTGGGGCAACCTCGCCACCTGCCTGTACGACAACGGGGTCCGCCACACCGCGGCCGTCGCCGCGCTCCTACGGCTGACCGGCGGCAAGGTCGAGGAGAAGTTCGACGAGCCGACTCGGGAGATCCTGGCGAAGTTCGACGCGGGTGTGGACATGGCGGAGGTCGTCGCGTGGGGCACGGAGCGCGCGCCCTGGTCGTACCTCGCCGAGACCAACGAGAAGGGGACGCCGACCTTCTTCTCGAACACCTGGCACGAGGGCCTGTTCGCGGCCAACCAGGTCCTGGAGACCTTCAACGAGCTGACCGTGCCCAAACGCCTCAACATGTGGATCGGCGACCACGCCGTGCCCGAGGGCAGCGGTCTGATCGCCCCGCCCGCCGAGCCCGGTGACGTCAACATCCCCATGCGCGAGGCGTACGCGTGGCTCGACCACCACCTCAGGGGCGAGCGCAACGGCGTGGAGGACTGGGCCGCCGTCAGCAACCAGGTCATGTTCACCTATCGCACGGTCCCGGTGCGCGACCCCGAGACCGGCCGGCCGACCGGCGAGAACGAGATCGTGGAACCGGCGCGGCGCGAGGACCGGGCCGACTGGTCCGAGGTCACGACGGGCACCGAGCTGCTCGCCCTGACGGCCGGCGGCGCGGGAGGCGCCGACGGCGGTCTCGTGCCCGCCGACGGGCCGGGCGGCGCGCCGGGTGAGGGAGCGGAACCGCCCGCCTGGGAGCGGTCCTTCATCGCGGGCGTCGACACCGAGGCCACCGCCATGGACAAGATCATGGAGACCGGAAAGGCGGAGTGGGCCGGCAACCCCAAGGTCTACGACACCCGGAAGATCGACCGCATCCACGCGCTGGTCTGGACGACGGAGCCGCTGACCGGGTCCGCGGCTGCATCCGGGGACGGGGACGGGGACGGGGACGGGGCCGCGGACGGGGCCGGGGTCGCCCGCCGGGTGCGCGGGATCCCGGAGCTGAGCCTGACCGTACGCTCCACGGCCCCCGCGGCGACCCTCGTCGCCCACCTCCTCGACGTCGACGAGGAAGGCCTCGGCCGGATCGTCACCCATGAGCCGCTGAACGTACGGGACCTGACGCCCGGACAGGAGCGGCGGGTCACCTGGCGGCTCCAGGCCGCCGCGTACGACATCCCCGAGGGCCACCGGCTGATGCTGGTGATCGACAGCAAGGACCCGCTGTACGCGGACGTGTCCGAGGAGGTCGCCGCGGTCTGGACCCAGACCACCATCGGCGCGTCCGACGACGCCCCGGCGGTGCTGGCGCTGCCGCTGGGCTGA
- a CDS encoding nucleosidase — protein MELLGEITAGRPLLVLAVKEEAQHLDTGLPVLLTGMGKVNAATALASVLGRGTRPSEIVNLGTAGALRPGWTGTHVVGTVIQHDFDGELLATLTGETYGAPIALPAGGDVVLATGDAFIADEPSRERLALRATLVDMEGYALASAAALAGVPLRMVKHVSDEAGEGAARSWRDSVAECARALADWAESNTPYRS, from the coding sequence ATGGAACTCTTGGGTGAGATCACCGCCGGCCGTCCCCTGCTCGTCCTCGCGGTCAAGGAGGAGGCGCAGCACCTCGACACCGGCCTGCCGGTGCTCCTCACCGGCATGGGCAAGGTCAACGCGGCCACGGCGCTCGCCTCCGTCCTCGGGCGCGGCACCCGCCCCTCCGAGATCGTCAACCTCGGCACGGCGGGCGCGCTGCGCCCCGGCTGGACCGGCACGCATGTCGTCGGCACGGTCATCCAGCACGACTTCGACGGCGAGCTCCTCGCGACCCTCACCGGCGAGACGTACGGCGCGCCGATCGCCCTGCCCGCGGGCGGCGACGTGGTGCTCGCCACCGGCGACGCCTTCATCGCGGACGAGCCGTCCCGCGAACGCCTCGCCCTGCGCGCCACCCTGGTCGACATGGAGGGCTACGCCCTGGCCTCCGCCGCCGCCCTCGCCGGAGTCCCGCTGCGCATGGTGAAGCACGTCAGCGACGAGGCCGGCGAGGGCGCCGCCCGCAGCTGGCGCGACTCGGTCGCCGAATGCGCCCGCGCCCTCGCCGACTGGGCTGAGTCCAACACCCCGTACCGGAGCTGA
- a CDS encoding VWA domain-containing protein, producing the protein MTARPEPAAPAVPAAPSTPGDRVTGLVRALRAHGFGIGTGETVDAAEALAAVGFDDRERMREALAATLLHGAGQRRVFDRVFDLYFPLVEGREEDAPEPGAPSGPDVAGLRDRLAAALAAGDDAALNLLAGEAVGALGGFGATPGSDGWSSYQTLSRLRPETLLARIRATLRGGSDAEPEFADRLTDDEIRRRIEDFRERVRTEARRRVALRQGRDRVARRAVEATPDRIDFLLAGRDQLDELRRTVRPLARKLATRLAARRRRAARGEIDLRRTLRRSLSTGGVPVRPVLRRRRPGRPELVLLCDVSGSVAGFAHFTMLLVQALHDRFSRVRVFAFVNRVDEVTDLVARGRADPAGLGERILAEATLTGWHGQSDYGTALGEFAERYVDVLGPRSVVFILGDARTNRSDPNLPALKLIADRARRVYWLNPEQPALWSTGDSVAHAYAELVEMRPCRNAAQLAELVGRLLPV; encoded by the coding sequence GTGACCGCCCGCCCCGAGCCCGCCGCCCCGGCCGTCCCCGCCGCCCCCTCCACTCCTGGCGACCGGGTCACCGGCCTCGTACGGGCGCTGCGGGCCCACGGCTTCGGCATCGGTACGGGCGAGACCGTGGACGCAGCCGAGGCGCTCGCCGCGGTCGGCTTCGACGACCGCGAGCGGATGCGGGAGGCGCTGGCCGCGACGCTGCTGCACGGGGCGGGGCAGCGGCGGGTGTTCGACCGGGTCTTCGACCTGTACTTCCCGCTCGTCGAAGGGCGGGAGGAGGACGCCCCGGAGCCGGGCGCGCCTTCCGGTCCCGACGTGGCCGGGCTGCGCGACCGGCTCGCCGCCGCGCTCGCCGCGGGCGACGACGCCGCGCTGAACCTGCTGGCCGGCGAGGCCGTGGGCGCGCTCGGCGGCTTCGGTGCCACACCGGGCTCGGACGGCTGGTCCTCGTACCAGACGCTGTCCCGGCTGCGCCCCGAGACCCTGCTGGCACGGATCCGGGCGACGCTCCGGGGCGGCAGCGACGCCGAGCCGGAGTTCGCCGACCGGCTGACCGACGACGAGATCCGGCGGCGCATCGAGGACTTCCGGGAGCGGGTGCGGACCGAGGCGCGCCGCCGGGTGGCCCTGCGGCAGGGCCGCGACCGGGTGGCCCGGCGGGCGGTCGAGGCCACCCCGGACCGGATCGACTTCCTGCTCGCCGGCCGCGACCAGCTCGACGAGCTCCGGCGTACCGTGCGGCCGCTGGCCCGCAAGCTGGCCACCCGGCTCGCGGCCCGCCGGCGCCGGGCGGCGCGCGGCGAGATCGATCTGCGGCGCACCCTGCGGCGTTCGCTGTCCACCGGCGGTGTGCCGGTGCGGCCCGTGCTGCGCCGGCGGCGCCCGGGACGGCCCGAGCTGGTGCTGCTCTGCGACGTGTCCGGCTCGGTGGCCGGCTTCGCCCACTTCACGATGCTGCTCGTGCAGGCGCTGCACGACCGGTTCAGCCGGGTGCGGGTGTTCGCGTTCGTCAACCGGGTCGACGAGGTCACCGACCTGGTGGCCCGGGGCCGGGCCGACCCGGCCGGGCTCGGCGAGCGGATCCTCGCCGAGGCGACGCTGACCGGCTGGCACGGGCAGAGCGACTACGGGACGGCCCTCGGCGAGTTCGCCGAGCGGTACGTCGACGTGCTCGGCCCCCGGAGCGTGGTGTTCATCCTCGGCGACGCCCGCACCAACCGCAGCGACCCGAACCTCCCGGCCCTGAAGCTCATCGCGGACCGGGCCCGCCGGGTGTACTGGCTCAACCCGGAGCAGCCCGCGCTGTGGTCGACCGGCGACTCCGTGGCGCACGCCTACGCGGAGCTGGTCGAGATGCGTCCCTGCCGCAACGCGGCGCAGCTCGCCGAGCTCGTCGGACGGCTCCTTCCGGTCTGA
- a CDS encoding AAA family ATPase translates to MTTGYFRSVDDVAERLAATGYLASPAVATTVFLADRLGKPLLVEGPAGVGKTELAKAVAAVAGAWLVRLQCYEGVDEARALYEWNHAKQLLRITAGRDESWDDARTDIFGEEFLLSRPLLTAIRSDEPTVLLVDETDKADVEIEGLLLEVLSDFQVTVPELGTITATRRPFVVLTSNASRELSEALRRRCLFLHIDFPEADLERRIVRAKVPGLDEALVASVVRVVGALRAMDLRKAPSVAETVDWARTLLALGADTLSEDVVRGSLGVILKHQEDVRKAAAKLDLDTL, encoded by the coding sequence ATGACGACCGGGTACTTCCGTTCCGTCGACGACGTCGCCGAGCGCCTCGCCGCGACCGGCTATCTGGCCTCGCCGGCCGTCGCGACCACGGTCTTCCTCGCCGACCGGCTCGGCAAGCCGCTGCTCGTCGAGGGCCCGGCCGGCGTCGGCAAGACGGAGCTGGCGAAGGCGGTCGCCGCCGTCGCCGGGGCGTGGCTGGTCCGGCTGCAGTGCTACGAGGGCGTGGACGAGGCCCGCGCGCTGTACGAGTGGAACCACGCAAAGCAGCTGCTGCGGATCACCGCGGGCCGCGACGAGAGCTGGGACGACGCCCGCACGGACATCTTCGGCGAGGAGTTCCTGCTGTCCCGCCCGCTGCTCACCGCCATCCGCTCCGACGAGCCGACCGTGCTGCTCGTCGACGAGACCGACAAGGCCGACGTCGAGATCGAGGGGCTGCTCCTGGAGGTGCTCAGCGACTTCCAGGTGACCGTGCCCGAGCTCGGCACCATCACCGCCACCCGCCGCCCCTTCGTCGTGCTCACCTCCAACGCCAGCCGTGAGCTCTCCGAGGCGCTGCGCCGCCGCTGTCTCTTCCTCCACATCGACTTCCCCGAGGCGGACCTGGAGCGCCGGATCGTCCGCGCCAAGGTGCCGGGTCTCGACGAGGCCCTGGTCGCCTCGGTGGTACGGGTGGTCGGCGCGCTGCGCGCGATGGACCTGCGCAAGGCGCCGTCCGTGGCGGAGACCGTCGACTGGGCCCGCACGCTGCTCGCGCTCGGCGCGGACACCCTCTCGGAGGACGTCGTCCGCGGCAGCCTCGGCGTGATCCTCAAGCACCAGGAGGACGTCCGGAAGGCGGCGGCGAAGCTCGACCTGGACACGCTGTGA
- a CDS encoding PP2C family protein-serine/threonine phosphatase, translated as MSGRAGERPPPEGEYEAVLARLDALEHAATEIGTRLDERTVCAELADFLVRRVADAAAVELRPVDTGPSGGLRPAAPDTPTPVSPPGPAASAGKTALLDRADPDGTSVLAVPLLAPDGTELGRVRVARAAGGFGAHETAVAAHAARLAAVHLGHARRLAATEATALHLQRALVAEPGRPHPNLEIAGRYLPAGARTLVGGDWFETVRLHFGRSLLVVGDVMGHGLDAAVDMNAYRSALREVAATDLPPHRVLRQLDAVVAEDAGRRPATCLLIQVDPARSTATFASAGHLPPVVFAADGSAELVDLPVGPPLGTGFGGYEPAVRTLAPADTLLSFTDGLVERRGEDIDVSLARLAALRLPPGSGPEEVVDEVLRRLDAHTAEDDVAVLAARCRERPTS; from the coding sequence GTGTCCGGACGAGCTGGGGAGCGGCCCCCGCCGGAGGGGGAGTACGAGGCCGTCCTCGCCCGTCTCGACGCCCTGGAGCACGCCGCCACCGAGATAGGCACCCGGCTCGACGAACGGACCGTCTGCGCCGAGCTCGCCGACTTCCTGGTACGCCGGGTGGCCGACGCCGCCGCCGTCGAGCTCCGGCCGGTGGACACGGGCCCCTCGGGTGGGCTCCGCCCGGCGGCCCCGGACACCCCTACCCCTGTCTCCCCGCCCGGCCCCGCCGCCTCCGCCGGAAAGACCGCCCTGCTCGACCGCGCCGACCCGGACGGGACCTCGGTGCTCGCCGTACCGCTGCTCGCACCCGACGGGACGGAGCTCGGGCGGGTACGGGTGGCCAGGGCGGCCGGCGGGTTCGGCGCGCACGAGACCGCCGTGGCCGCCCACGCCGCCCGGCTCGCCGCCGTCCACCTCGGGCACGCGCGCCGGCTCGCCGCCACCGAGGCCACCGCGCTGCACCTGCAGCGCGCCCTGGTCGCCGAACCCGGCCGCCCGCATCCCAACCTGGAGATCGCCGGCCGCTATCTGCCCGCCGGCGCCCGCACCCTGGTCGGCGGCGACTGGTTCGAGACCGTACGGCTCCACTTCGGGCGCAGCCTGCTGGTCGTCGGCGACGTCATGGGCCACGGCCTCGACGCCGCCGTGGACATGAACGCCTACCGGAGCGCCCTGCGCGAGGTCGCGGCCACCGACCTGCCGCCGCACCGGGTGCTGCGCCAGCTGGACGCCGTGGTCGCCGAGGACGCGGGCCGGCGGCCGGCCACCTGTCTGCTGATCCAGGTCGACCCGGCCCGCTCCACCGCCACCTTCGCCAGCGCCGGCCACCTCCCGCCGGTCGTCTTCGCCGCCGACGGCTCCGCCGAACTCGTCGACCTGCCGGTCGGCCCGCCGCTCGGCACCGGATTCGGCGGCTACGAACCCGCCGTCCGCACCCTCGCCCCGGCCGACACCCTGCTGTCGTTCACCGACGGCCTGGTCGAACGGCGCGGCGAGGACATCGATGTCTCCCTCGCCCGCCTCGCCGCGCTGCGCCTCCCCCCGGGCTCAGGGCCCGAGGAGGTGGTCGACGAAGTGCTGCGCCGGCTCGACGCGCACACCGCCGAGGACGACGTCGCCGTGCTCGCCGCGCGCTGCCGCGAACGCCCCACGAGTTGA
- a CDS encoding luciferase family protein has translation MNTARHASERLMSWPSLIADRAPCGAELGLRTATQEIVHFHGEHEADVHLTRAMIARLRPALLGSSALRLRAGSGWVTVRLDAGSDIDLLATLVSAALQATGAPYPAGDPAPDHCTRTGRPFVCS, from the coding sequence ATGAACACAGCCAGGCACGCCAGTGAACGCCTGATGAGCTGGCCCTCGCTGATCGCCGACCGCGCGCCCTGCGGCGCCGAACTCGGACTCCGCACCGCCACCCAGGAGATCGTGCACTTCCACGGAGAGCACGAGGCCGACGTCCATCTCACCCGCGCCATGATCGCCCGGCTGCGCCCCGCCCTGCTCGGCTCCAGCGCGCTACGACTCCGCGCCGGATCCGGCTGGGTGACGGTCCGTCTGGACGCCGGCTCGGACATCGATCTGCTCGCCACCCTGGTGAGCGCCGCCCTCCAGGCCACCGGCGCCCCCTACCCGGCGGGCGACCCGGCTCCCGACCACTGCACCCGTACCGGCCGCCCGTTCGTCTGCTCCTGA
- a CDS encoding PaaI family thioesterase, translating into MERTRTVRWHDAAATAEAAGTMAGLDFLHEMIAGRLPGPPIGALLGFSLEEVEHGRAVFSFAPGEEHYNPIGSVHGGVCATLLDSAAGCAVHTTLPRGTAYTSLDLSTRFLRPITLDTGKVRAIGTVISQGRRTALAEAGLYDDRDRLLAHATSTCMLFPVG; encoded by the coding sequence ATGGAGCGGACACGGACGGTGCGATGGCACGACGCGGCGGCCACCGCCGAGGCCGCCGGCACGATGGCGGGCCTGGACTTCCTGCACGAGATGATCGCCGGACGGCTGCCGGGTCCGCCGATCGGAGCGCTGCTCGGCTTCTCCCTCGAGGAGGTCGAGCACGGCCGGGCGGTGTTCTCGTTCGCGCCCGGCGAGGAGCACTACAACCCGATCGGGAGCGTGCACGGCGGGGTCTGCGCGACCCTGCTCGACTCGGCCGCGGGCTGCGCGGTGCACACCACGCTGCCTCGGGGCACGGCGTACACCTCGCTGGACCTGTCGACGCGATTCCTGCGCCCGATCACCCTGGACACCGGCAAGGTGCGGGCGATCGGCACGGTGATCAGCCAGGGCCGGCGCACGGCGCTCGCCGAGGCGGGTCTGTACGACGACCGGGACCGGCTCCTCGCCCACGCGACCAGCACCTGCATGCTGTTCCCGGTGGGCTGA
- a CDS encoding winged helix-turn-helix transcriptional regulator, which produces MEWLEIDTENCPVRRALDLVGEKWSLLILRDAFNGVRRYEDFRRHLGLSEAVLADRLRKLVAAGILRVEPYREPGARTRSQYRLTARGRDLWPVLLALKQWGDTHAADPDGTPLDIRHADCGAPVRVEVVCTGEEHAPLTPFDVTVRPGPAARPLPH; this is translated from the coding sequence ATGGAGTGGCTGGAGATCGACACCGAGAACTGCCCGGTCCGCCGCGCGCTCGACCTGGTCGGCGAGAAGTGGTCCCTGCTCATCCTGCGCGACGCCTTCAACGGGGTGCGCCGCTACGAGGACTTCCGCCGCCACCTCGGACTCTCCGAGGCCGTCCTCGCCGACCGGCTCCGCAAACTCGTCGCCGCCGGGATCCTGCGCGTCGAGCCCTACCGCGAACCCGGCGCCCGGACCCGCTCCCAGTACCGGCTCACCGCCCGCGGCCGCGACCTGTGGCCCGTGCTGCTCGCCCTCAAGCAGTGGGGCGACACCCACGCGGCGGACCCCGACGGCACCCCCCTCGACATCCGCCACGCCGACTGCGGCGCACCCGTCCGCGTCGAGGTCGTCTGCACCGGCGAGGAGCACGCCCCGCTCACCCCCTTCGACGTGACCGTCCGCCCAGGCCCCGCCGCCCGCCCCCTCCCGCACTGA
- a CDS encoding YhjD/YihY/BrkB family envelope integrity protein, whose protein sequence is MPPTSGAPHDGPPAEHGHWFHRLHDRVLASPAGLVWYRGREVELMHRAMGFAALSLLTLVPLLIVVAAADLASGQGFARWLIQGLGVSEVSQEEVEQLFGQPGQALQRTTAFGLAALAAFGVTFGSAVQTGYERIWNLPTARWHTMWRHVVWLAVLVAALLLFVANPAPESSPAAVTALVAVGDVAGSFLFFWWSQRFLLCGRIRWRALVPGAVLTALGLLGLRVFSQLVFSPLIASNAVTYGQFGTVLVLQSWLVGVGFVVYGGALVGRLVHEGLVLRRLRRRPPTTPPAG, encoded by the coding sequence ATGCCCCCCACTTCCGGTGCTCCCCACGACGGTCCGCCCGCCGAGCACGGCCACTGGTTCCACCGGCTCCACGACCGGGTCCTCGCCTCACCGGCCGGACTCGTCTGGTACCGCGGCCGCGAGGTGGAACTCATGCACCGCGCCATGGGGTTCGCCGCCCTCAGCCTGCTCACCCTCGTCCCCCTGCTCATCGTGGTGGCCGCCGCCGACCTCGCCAGCGGCCAGGGCTTCGCCCGCTGGCTCATCCAGGGCCTCGGCGTCTCCGAGGTCTCCCAGGAGGAGGTCGAACAGCTCTTCGGCCAGCCCGGACAGGCCCTCCAGCGCACCACCGCCTTCGGCCTCGCCGCCCTCGCGGCCTTCGGCGTCACCTTCGGATCCGCCGTCCAGACCGGCTACGAACGCATCTGGAACCTCCCCACCGCCCGCTGGCACACCATGTGGCGCCACGTCGTCTGGCTCGCCGTCCTCGTCGCCGCGCTGCTCCTCTTCGTCGCCAACCCCGCTCCCGAGAGCTCCCCGGCCGCCGTCACCGCCCTGGTCGCCGTCGGCGACGTCGCCGGCAGCTTCCTCTTCTTCTGGTGGTCGCAGCGCTTCCTGCTCTGCGGCCGGATCCGCTGGCGCGCCCTCGTCCCCGGCGCCGTCCTCACCGCCCTCGGCCTGCTCGGCCTGCGCGTCTTCTCCCAGCTGGTGTTCTCGCCCCTCATCGCCTCCAACGCCGTCACCTACGGCCAGTTCGGCACCGTCCTCGTCCTGCAGTCCTGGCTCGTCGGCGTCGGCTTCGTCGTCTACGGAGGCGCCCTGGTCGGACGCCTCGTCCACGAGGGTCTTGTCCTGCGCCGCCTCCGCCGCAGGCCCCCGACGACGCCACCCGCCGGCTGA
- a CDS encoding ABC transporter permease: protein MTALVLPVSEPRARFRDLVAAEWCKLWSLRSTGWSLLLAGLAVAAFNVGQAWDHHRYWNAYDEESRVAFVRDGMALWDAFTGNAVMVLMLATAGIGAMAIAGEYSSGSIRTTFAAVPARRSVMGAKVLVTALVLTGFGAVVALGSFWATQAILSAHGAGLPIGHPGAWRVVAASALLAPVSGLVGMALGTLLRNGAAAIVASVVVLLLLPAVTSERRYWSAVLAHLQPRVAWERLLQTGEWPAPFPWTAGGAWLVYGAWALGAALVAVCAVHHRDQ, encoded by the coding sequence ATGACCGCTCTCGTCCTGCCCGTGTCCGAGCCCCGGGCCCGCTTCCGTGACCTGGTGGCCGCGGAGTGGTGCAAGCTGTGGTCGCTGCGGTCGACCGGCTGGTCGCTGCTGCTCGCCGGACTGGCGGTGGCGGCGTTCAACGTGGGCCAGGCCTGGGACCACCACCGGTACTGGAACGCGTACGACGAGGAGAGCCGGGTCGCGTTCGTCCGGGACGGGATGGCGCTGTGGGACGCGTTCACGGGGAACGCGGTCATGGTGCTGATGCTCGCGACCGCGGGGATCGGGGCGATGGCGATCGCCGGCGAGTACAGCAGCGGCTCGATCCGTACGACCTTCGCCGCCGTGCCGGCCCGGCGGTCGGTGATGGGCGCGAAGGTGCTCGTGACGGCGCTGGTGCTCACCGGTTTCGGCGCGGTGGTGGCCCTGGGCTCGTTCTGGGCGACGCAGGCGATCCTCTCGGCGCACGGCGCCGGGCTGCCGATCGGCCATCCCGGGGCGTGGCGGGTCGTGGCCGCGTCCGCCCTGCTCGCGCCGGTGAGCGGGCTTGTGGGCATGGCCCTCGGGACGCTGCTGCGCAACGGCGCGGCGGCGATCGTGGCGAGTGTGGTGGTGCTCCTGCTGCTGCCGGCCGTGACGAGCGAGAGGCGGTACTGGTCGGCGGTCCTCGCGCATCTGCAGCCGCGGGTGGCGTGGGAGCGGCTGCTGCAGACCGGGGAGTGGCCGGCGCCGTTCCCGTGGACGGCGGGCGGGGCGTGGCTGGTGTACGGCGCGTGGGCGCTGGGTGCCGCGCTGGTCGCGGTGTGCGCGGTGCACCACCGGGACCAGTGA
- a CDS encoding ABC transporter ATP-binding protein, whose product MIEVRELTKRYGATTAVNALDFTVRPGRVTGFLGPNGAGKSTTLRMILGLHAPSGGSVTVGGVPFRDRPRGLRHVGALLDAGDMHGGRTARAHLRALARGNRIPLARVDELLAEVGLAGAARRRIGGYSLGMRQRLGIAAALLGDPPVLLFDEPLNGLDPEGVKWVRGLFRRLAAEGRTVFVSSHLMSEMEHTADELVVVGRGELIAAESLAEFAARGARPSVTVGTPDPGGLAPLLLAAGAEVAREDGGLLTVTGLTAARIGELALVHRVALHQLTTRTASLEEAFMELTADSVEYLAGDSR is encoded by the coding sequence ATGATCGAAGTCAGGGAGCTCACGAAACGCTACGGTGCGACGACCGCCGTCAACGCGCTTGATTTCACCGTCCGTCCGGGCCGGGTGACCGGTTTCCTCGGGCCGAACGGCGCGGGCAAGAGCACGACGCTGCGGATGATCCTGGGGCTGCACGCCCCGTCCGGCGGTTCGGTCACGGTCGGCGGCGTGCCGTTCCGCGACCGTCCGCGCGGTCTGCGGCACGTCGGCGCGCTGCTCGACGCGGGAGACATGCACGGCGGCCGGACCGCCCGGGCGCATCTGCGCGCGCTCGCCCGCGGCAACCGGATTCCGCTCGCGCGGGTCGACGAGCTCCTGGCGGAGGTGGGCCTCGCCGGTGCGGCGCGGCGCCGGATCGGCGGCTATTCGCTGGGCATGCGGCAGCGGCTCGGGATCGCGGCGGCGCTGCTCGGCGATCCGCCGGTGCTGCTCTTCGACGAGCCGCTCAACGGGCTCGACCCGGAGGGCGTGAAGTGGGTGCGGGGGCTGTTCCGCAGGCTGGCGGCGGAGGGCCGCACGGTCTTCGTCTCCAGCCATCTGATGAGCGAGATGGAGCACACGGCGGACGAGCTGGTGGTGGTCGGCCGGGGTGAGCTGATCGCGGCGGAGAGCCTCGCGGAGTTCGCGGCGCGCGGTGCCCGGCCGAGCGTCACGGTCGGCACGCCGGATCCCGGCGGGCTGGCCCCGCTGCTGCTCGCCGCGGGTGCCGAGGTGGCGCGGGAGGACGGCGGGCTGCTCACCGTGACGGGCCTGACGGCCGCGCGGATCGGCGAGCTGGCACTCGTACACCGAGTGGCGCTGCATCAGCTGACCACGCGTACGGCCTCCCTGGAGGAGGCGTTCATGGAACTGACCGCCGACAGCGTCGAATACCTCGCGGGAGATTCCCGATGA
- a CDS encoding NUDIX domain-containing protein, which translates to MTHTWLPPAEYIATLPRATAYACLYFTDTRGRPFQLRATQASELWQWPGGNMDPGETPWETALRECREETGMVFSGEPRLLGAHFTSDRGQDWPANHIGFIFDGGELTDEQIAGVVLDPAEHSAYRVRSLDEWEREMSPRGFRRLVAVDRARRAGTTIYLEAADAS; encoded by the coding sequence ATGACGCACACCTGGCTGCCGCCCGCCGAGTACATCGCGACGCTCCCGAGAGCGACCGCGTACGCCTGCCTCTACTTCACCGACACCCGCGGACGTCCGTTCCAGCTGCGCGCCACGCAGGCGTCCGAGCTGTGGCAGTGGCCCGGCGGCAACATGGACCCGGGGGAGACCCCGTGGGAGACGGCGCTGCGGGAGTGCCGGGAGGAGACCGGCATGGTGTTCTCCGGCGAACCCCGGCTCCTGGGCGCTCATTTCACCTCCGACCGCGGCCAGGACTGGCCGGCCAACCACATCGGCTTCATCTTCGACGGCGGTGAGCTGACCGACGAGCAGATCGCCGGGGTGGTCCTCGACCCGGCCGAGCACAGCGCGTACCGGGTCCGCTCGCTCGACGAGTGGGAGCGGGAGATGAGCCCCCGCGGGTTCCGGCGTCTCGTCGCCGTCGACCGGGCCCGCCGGGCGGGCACCACGATCTATCTGGAGGCCGCGGACGCGTCCTGA